One Alteromonas sp. KC3 DNA segment encodes these proteins:
- a CDS encoding Ppx/GppA phosphatase family protein has protein sequence MQAELQHDAQTYGEYYAAVDLGSNSFHMVIVHVVNGSVQIIGKVKQKVRLAAGLDDAMALDEVSMERGWQCLQVFSERLQDIPSSNIRIVATATLRLATNAHVFIRKAEEILNHKLDVISGEEEARQIYLGVAYTSANQGNSLVIDIGGASTEIIIGNDMQPIHLKSLDMGCVTFMERYFEGGNITADNFVNAKAAARALIDEVADAFLCFDWENCLGASGTPQAITEILVAQGISDAIRLDYLYHLEKQCVECEHIKTLNIDGLEDNRKAIFPSGLAILISLFEALEIKHMNISGGALREGLIYGMLDNIKENDRRQQTLNQAMHRYHVDTKHANNVRQVALTLCHQLCAQQNICHLDTETILGAAAQLHEIGLHIEYKRHHEHGEYILSHIDLPGFTRLQRAAIRDLVAQHRLSVDKSLFEKYHEDYRPMLKGMLRVLRIAVVLCLRRQNKHIPEVSLVCNDSNWTLTFPEGWLKAHPLINAELANECWLQHKAGCELICQ, from the coding sequence ATGCAGGCAGAACTTCAGCACGACGCACAGACCTACGGCGAGTATTACGCCGCCGTTGATTTAGGCTCTAACAGTTTCCATATGGTGATCGTTCATGTGGTTAATGGAAGCGTGCAAATTATAGGGAAAGTAAAACAGAAAGTGCGGTTAGCGGCAGGCTTAGACGACGCGATGGCACTGGATGAAGTTAGCATGGAACGCGGTTGGCAATGCCTGCAAGTGTTTTCAGAACGCTTACAAGATATACCTTCTTCCAATATCAGGATTGTGGCTACTGCGACGCTGCGCTTAGCCACCAATGCCCATGTCTTTATTCGCAAAGCCGAGGAAATCCTCAACCACAAGCTAGACGTTATTAGCGGCGAAGAAGAGGCTCGCCAGATATACTTAGGGGTAGCTTATACGTCGGCAAACCAAGGCAATAGCCTGGTTATTGATATTGGCGGCGCGAGTACAGAGATTATTATCGGCAATGACATGCAACCCATTCACCTAAAAAGTTTAGACATGGGGTGTGTCACCTTTATGGAACGTTATTTTGAAGGTGGTAACATTACTGCGGATAATTTTGTCAACGCAAAGGCCGCCGCACGGGCATTGATTGACGAGGTCGCCGATGCCTTTTTGTGTTTCGACTGGGAAAACTGCTTAGGCGCTTCGGGAACACCTCAAGCAATAACTGAAATTTTGGTTGCTCAAGGTATCAGTGACGCCATTCGCTTAGATTACCTCTATCACTTAGAAAAACAGTGTGTGGAATGCGAACACATTAAAACACTGAATATTGACGGCTTAGAAGACAATCGCAAAGCTATTTTCCCTTCGGGCTTAGCGATTCTTATTAGCTTGTTTGAAGCGCTTGAAATCAAACATATGAATATTTCAGGCGGCGCGCTACGCGAGGGTTTGATTTACGGCATGCTCGACAACATTAAAGAGAATGATCGTCGACAGCAAACCCTAAATCAAGCGATGCATCGTTATCATGTAGATACAAAGCACGCCAATAATGTAAGGCAAGTTGCTCTGACGCTTTGCCACCAATTGTGTGCACAGCAAAATATTTGCCATTTGGATACTGAAACCATTTTAGGTGCAGCTGCGCAGTTGCACGAAATTGGGCTTCACATTGAATATAAGCGACATCACGAGCACGGCGAATACATTCTTAGCCATATTGATTTACCCGGCTTTACGCGACTACAACGTGCAGCCATTAGAGATCTTGTTGCTCAGCATCGTTTAAGCGTGGACAAATCGCTGTTTGAAAAATATCACGAAGACTATCGCCCCATGCTCAAAGGAATGTTGCGTGTGTTACGCATTGCGGTTGTCCTTTGTCTGCGACGTCAAAACAAGCATATACCAGAAGTGAGTTTGGTCTGTAATGACAGCAATTGGACGCTTACTTTCCCTGAAGGCTGGTTAAAAGCCCATCCATTAATTAATGCAGAACTGGCAAACGAGTGCTGGCTTCAACACAAAGCTGGCTGCGAACTTATCTGCCAATAA
- a CDS encoding TatD family hydrolase, translated as MAWFDAGVNLLDSRFDADDVINNAKDAGVTKLLVITTHPNEWERASALYQQYPEHLCYTIGVHPHNAKDVELHHFDLLKRAAQQPGCVAIGECGLDFNRDFSPRDTQVSVFEAQLTIAQEVGLPVYLHERDAFEQQMTILRRFMPALTGGIAHCFTGNERQVQDYLELGLFIGITGWVCDDKRGVELREAVKHIPLNRLVLETDAPYLFPKTLRPRKRNNEPAFLPHIANQLGEYLQLETDILRNCSYANTCELFSLQ; from the coding sequence ATGGCGTGGTTCGATGCTGGCGTCAATCTTCTGGATAGTCGATTTGACGCCGACGACGTAATCAATAACGCCAAGGATGCAGGCGTCACTAAATTATTGGTTATTACTACTCATCCCAATGAGTGGGAGCGTGCCTCTGCGCTTTACCAGCAATATCCAGAGCATTTGTGTTACACAATAGGTGTACACCCCCACAATGCAAAAGATGTAGAGCTGCATCATTTCGACTTGTTAAAGCGCGCTGCCCAGCAACCAGGATGCGTTGCTATTGGCGAGTGTGGCTTAGACTTTAATCGTGACTTTTCTCCACGAGACACGCAAGTTTCCGTTTTTGAAGCCCAATTAACTATTGCTCAGGAGGTTGGGCTGCCAGTGTATCTCCACGAACGCGATGCCTTCGAACAGCAAATGACTATTTTGCGCCGATTTATGCCTGCTCTTACAGGTGGTATTGCTCACTGCTTCACGGGTAATGAAAGACAAGTTCAAGACTATCTTGAACTGGGCCTTTTTATCGGAATTACAGGCTGGGTGTGCGATGACAAGCGCGGCGTTGAATTGAGAGAAGCGGTCAAGCACATTCCACTAAACAGATTGGTGCTTGAAACCGATGCGCCTTATTTGTTTCCGAAAACGCTAAGGCCGCGTAAACGCAACAATGAGCCTGCGTTTTTACCTCATATCGCTAATCAATTAGGCGAGTATCTGCAGTTAGAGACTGATATATTGCGTAATTGCAGTTATGCTAATACTTGTGAGTTGTTTTCACTCCAGTAG
- the trxA gene encoding thioredoxin TrxA → MSDKIIQLSDDKFEADVINAEGPVLVDFWAEWCGPCKMIAPILEEVATEFDGKLTVGKLNVDENNETPPKYGIRGIPTLLLFKNGNVAATKVGALSKAQLTEFLNENL, encoded by the coding sequence ATGAGCGACAAAATTATCCAGTTATCTGACGATAAATTCGAAGCAGATGTTATCAATGCTGAAGGTCCTGTACTGGTTGACTTCTGGGCCGAATGGTGTGGCCCGTGTAAAATGATCGCACCTATCTTAGAAGAAGTTGCGACCGAGTTTGATGGCAAGTTAACAGTTGGCAAGTTGAATGTCGATGAAAATAACGAAACTCCACCTAAATATGGTATTCGTGGTATTCCTACATTGCTGCTTTTCAAAAACGGTAACGTTGCTGCAACAAAAGTTGGTGCATTATCAAAAGCACAATTAACAGAGTTTCTTAACGAAAATCTGTAA
- the tatC gene encoding twin-arginine translocase subunit TatC: MSDANNLISHLIELRSRILKALLSVLVVFLCLAAFAQDLYQLLALPLLESLPENATMIATDVASPFFAPFKLTLVLSFFIAIPYVLYQVWGFVAPGLYRNEKRLVAPLLLSSTLLFYAGMAFAYFVVFPIAFAFFNSVAPEGVTVSTDISSYLNFVLKLFFAFGVSFEIPIAIILLCWTGVTDAKSLRAKRPYVVVGAFVVGMLLTPPDVISQTLLAIPMWLLFEVGVIVGGLYAGRSKSDEDEPEQRPDNT, from the coding sequence ATGTCTGACGCTAACAACTTAATTTCTCACCTGATTGAACTGCGTAGTCGCATACTCAAAGCCCTTTTGAGTGTGTTGGTTGTGTTTTTGTGTTTGGCTGCCTTCGCGCAAGATTTGTATCAGTTGCTTGCATTGCCTTTGCTCGAAAGCTTGCCTGAAAATGCAACCATGATTGCAACCGATGTGGCGTCGCCGTTTTTTGCGCCGTTCAAACTCACCTTGGTACTGTCTTTTTTTATTGCAATACCCTATGTGCTGTACCAAGTATGGGGATTTGTTGCCCCCGGTTTATACCGCAATGAAAAACGCTTGGTCGCACCTTTACTGTTATCAAGTACCTTGCTGTTTTATGCCGGTATGGCCTTCGCGTACTTTGTGGTTTTCCCTATTGCCTTTGCTTTTTTTAACAGTGTGGCACCAGAAGGGGTCACGGTAAGTACCGATATTTCCAGTTATCTTAATTTTGTACTGAAACTGTTTTTTGCTTTTGGTGTCTCATTCGAGATACCGATTGCCATTATTTTATTGTGTTGGACTGGGGTCACTGACGCCAAATCCTTACGCGCAAAGCGCCCCTATGTTGTGGTAGGTGCTTTTGTTGTAGGTATGCTACTGACGCCACCAGATGTGATCTCACAAACCCTACTTGCCATTCCCATGTGGTTATTGTTTGAAGTGGGTGTCATTGTTGGCGGCTTGTATGCAGGTCGATCTAAGTCTGATGAGGACGAACCCGAGCAGCGCCCTGACAACACATAG
- the hemB gene encoding porphobilinogen synthase has protein sequence MTSSSFPLRRMRRLRAKDALRGLVAEHTLTADDLIYPVFVLPGENAREAVPSMPGVERLSIDLLLEEAANWVALGIRTLALFPVTPMSLKTDCASEAFNPDGLAQQAMRALKKAYPDVMLMSDIALDPFTSHGQDGLIDESGYVMNDETVDVLIKQALSHADAGADIVAPSDMMDGRIGSIRKALEEAGHINTCIMAYSAKYASAYYGPFRDAVGSAANIKGGNKKTYQMDPANTDEALHEIALDIDEGADMVMVKPGMPYLDVVRRCKETFKVPTFAYQVSGEYAMHQAAFANGWLNEDAVILESLLAFKRAGADGILTYFAPKAAALLAKS, from the coding sequence ATGACATCTTCTTCTTTCCCTCTACGCAGAATGCGCAGATTACGTGCTAAAGACGCACTGCGGGGGCTTGTCGCAGAACATACTTTAACAGCAGACGACTTAATTTATCCCGTGTTTGTTTTACCTGGCGAAAACGCAAGAGAAGCCGTGCCTTCTATGCCGGGAGTAGAGCGTCTATCTATTGATTTATTGCTGGAAGAAGCGGCAAATTGGGTTGCACTAGGTATTCGTACGCTAGCACTTTTCCCTGTCACCCCAATGTCGTTAAAAACAGATTGCGCCAGTGAAGCATTTAATCCAGATGGCCTTGCACAGCAGGCTATGCGCGCGCTTAAAAAGGCCTATCCCGACGTTATGCTAATGTCGGATATTGCGCTAGACCCTTTTACTTCTCATGGCCAAGACGGGTTAATAGACGAATCGGGTTACGTGATGAATGACGAAACAGTCGACGTACTTATTAAGCAAGCATTATCACATGCCGACGCTGGCGCCGATATTGTGGCCCCCTCAGATATGATGGATGGACGCATTGGCAGTATCCGAAAAGCACTAGAAGAAGCCGGTCACATAAATACCTGCATTATGGCGTATTCAGCGAAATATGCATCAGCCTATTACGGGCCTTTTAGAGATGCGGTCGGATCTGCTGCAAACATTAAAGGTGGCAATAAAAAGACGTATCAGATGGACCCTGCCAACACTGACGAGGCGTTGCATGAAATAGCACTGGATATCGACGAAGGTGCAGACATGGTAATGGTGAAGCCTGGCATGCCATATCTTGATGTTGTACGACGCTGTAAAGAAACCTTTAAAGTGCCTACATTCGCATATCAAGTGAGTGGTGAATACGCCATGCACCAAGCCGCTTTTGCTAATGGGTGGCTAAACGAAGACGCGGTTATACTCGAGTCACTTTTGGCATTTAAGCGTGCAGGCGCAGATGGCATATTAACGTATTTCGCGCCAAAAGCAGCGGCGCTACTCGCTAAGTCGTAG
- the rhlB gene encoding ATP-dependent RNA helicase RhlB, with translation MPTHLTDTHFSDLPINGKVVDALAAANFSHCTPIQALALPPLLDGHDIAGQAQTGTGKTIAFLVATFHYLLSKAENAANSKSNGPRAIIMAPTRELAVQIYNDAKLLSEHTGLSLGLIYGGEGYQSQRETLEEGVDIIIGTTGRILDYYKQNVFTLNNIQVAVLDEADRMFDLGFIKDIRFLFRRMPPAAERLSMLFSATLSYRVQELAYEHMNNPTHVQVAPEQTTATRVTQELFYPSDDDKMLLLLTLLEEEWPEKAIVFANTKNSCEKVTDWLTADGHRVGLLSGDVPQKKRLGILEDFTKGNLDILVATDVAARGLHIDAVTHVFNYDLPDDAEDYVHRIGRTGRAGQSGVAISFACEKYALNLPSIEQYIQKAIPVTDYDRSALLEDVTPPKPRRRRPPNNRNSSRRGNGRGRGKPQQRNHKA, from the coding sequence ATGCCTACTCACTTAACTGATACTCACTTTTCTGACCTGCCGATAAACGGCAAGGTTGTTGACGCCTTGGCGGCAGCTAATTTTTCACATTGTACACCAATTCAGGCGCTCGCTCTGCCTCCGTTATTAGACGGTCATGACATTGCAGGCCAGGCACAAACCGGAACCGGTAAAACCATTGCCTTTTTGGTAGCTACATTTCACTATTTGCTAAGCAAAGCAGAAAATGCAGCGAACAGCAAATCAAATGGCCCGCGCGCTATTATTATGGCGCCAACCCGAGAGCTAGCCGTTCAAATTTATAATGACGCCAAATTGCTTAGTGAGCACACTGGATTGTCACTTGGTTTGATTTATGGGGGCGAAGGTTACCAAAGTCAACGGGAAACTTTGGAAGAAGGGGTAGATATTATAATTGGTACGACAGGACGCATACTGGATTACTACAAACAGAATGTGTTTACGCTGAATAATATTCAGGTTGCCGTACTCGATGAAGCCGATCGCATGTTCGATTTAGGCTTTATTAAAGATATCCGTTTCTTATTCCGCCGTATGCCGCCAGCGGCTGAGCGTTTGAGCATGCTTTTCTCTGCCACATTAAGCTATCGCGTACAAGAGTTGGCTTATGAGCATATGAATAACCCGACACACGTTCAAGTAGCGCCAGAACAAACTACTGCGACACGTGTAACGCAAGAGTTATTCTACCCGTCTGATGACGACAAAATGCTATTGCTACTTACGCTACTTGAAGAAGAGTGGCCGGAAAAGGCGATAGTTTTTGCCAATACCAAAAATAGCTGTGAAAAGGTGACCGACTGGCTTACCGCCGATGGCCACCGCGTTGGCCTTTTAAGCGGCGACGTGCCACAGAAGAAACGTCTCGGTATTTTAGAAGATTTCACTAAGGGTAACTTGGATATTTTGGTGGCTACCGACGTTGCGGCACGCGGCCTACATATCGATGCAGTTACCCATGTATTTAACTATGACCTACCCGACGACGCTGAAGATTACGTACATCGCATCGGTCGTACCGGCCGAGCAGGTCAAAGCGGTGTAGCAATTAGTTTTGCTTGTGAAAAATACGCTTTGAATTTACCTTCTATAGAACAATACATTCAAAAAGCGATCCCGGTTACTGATTATGACCGCAGTGCATTACTTGAAGATGTAACGCCACCAAAGCCACGCAGAAGACGTCCTCCTAATAATAGAAATTCGTCTCGACGTGGTAATGGACGCGGACGCGGCAAGCCGCAACAACGCAACCACAAGGCGTAA
- a CDS encoding sensor domain-containing diguanylate cyclase, with protein sequence MRINIKAVPRYDAGLIAITLVAVIAFIFVVSSLSPHTSKAPQFSQLTYLTESDQSHSFSTITRVSPALWQSVSSPVNLGMNSQVHWFSLVVPPTESDKQRYLLHIDYPLIDHLDVGIFSSIGTVPAATYAAGDSQSITLRPIKHITPLFPLPLSAESQRVFIRVQTSGTIRLPLRIWEEREFLTYSAARNLALGIFFGVLVAMGVSNAFLTFAARNASFLYYSGYVLSLALTLATLHGYGYLYVWVDNAWLQSKALLLFSSTTIMFAAMFTRSLLPIREFSIKLDKITQSIAWICAVNIVAGFVFPYYLMIKVYLLLLSIIIIYTLALGIWLAIKGVVVARYFTIAWAFLLISGLSASLDNVNLIELPISSNNLLIIGGAVETLILALILANNYSHSREDLISAQQFALEQEKQANIAKENLLEVQKRYQDDLEYKVEERTLELEITLRELSEVNQELERLNAIDPLTGVHNRRHFDKRLRSEGRRSRREQTPLSLAIIDVDHFKQINDGYGHDGGDACLIHVTRLFQTLIQRPTDDLCRIGGEEFAIILPNTDLEGARHVVESMRDTLEHSPLLYNGEKIGLTVSAGVSTTIIRDEDHAQVLFRHADELLYQAKAAGRNNVKHDYLQDKL encoded by the coding sequence ATGCGAATAAATATCAAAGCGGTGCCAAGGTATGACGCTGGGCTTATCGCAATTACCCTTGTTGCCGTTATCGCATTTATTTTTGTGGTGTCGAGCCTTTCACCACACACGAGTAAAGCTCCACAGTTTTCCCAGTTAACGTATCTTACCGAATCAGACCAAAGCCATAGCTTTTCAACAATTACACGTGTTTCCCCCGCGTTATGGCAATCCGTTTCCTCACCAGTAAATTTAGGCATGAATAGCCAAGTTCACTGGTTTTCGTTAGTTGTACCGCCAACAGAAAGTGATAAGCAACGCTATTTACTACACATCGATTACCCGTTAATTGACCATCTCGATGTAGGGATATTTAGTAGTATTGGTACTGTACCGGCAGCGACATACGCCGCAGGCGATAGCCAGTCTATTACCTTACGACCAATCAAACACATAACGCCACTGTTCCCACTGCCATTAAGTGCTGAATCTCAGCGTGTTTTTATTCGCGTTCAAACATCAGGAACAATTAGGCTGCCGCTGCGAATATGGGAAGAGAGAGAGTTTCTCACGTACTCTGCAGCACGAAACTTGGCTCTTGGCATTTTCTTTGGCGTGCTTGTAGCGATGGGCGTAAGTAACGCCTTTCTGACGTTTGCCGCGCGTAACGCGTCGTTTCTTTATTACTCGGGGTACGTACTGAGCTTAGCCTTAACACTGGCAACACTCCACGGCTATGGTTACCTCTATGTGTGGGTTGATAATGCGTGGCTACAAAGCAAAGCGCTACTCTTGTTTTCAAGCACGACCATTATGTTTGCAGCAATGTTCACACGTAGTCTCCTTCCTATACGTGAATTCAGTATAAAGCTCGACAAAATTACGCAAAGCATAGCTTGGATTTGCGCGGTAAACATTGTAGCGGGGTTTGTATTCCCTTATTACCTCATGATAAAGGTGTATTTGCTGCTGTTAAGCATCATTATCATTTATACCCTTGCTTTAGGCATTTGGTTAGCCATAAAGGGCGTTGTAGTGGCGCGCTATTTTACAATCGCGTGGGCTTTTCTTTTGATTAGTGGATTGAGTGCCAGCCTAGATAATGTAAATCTGATTGAGTTACCTATTTCATCAAACAACCTACTTATCATTGGCGGTGCGGTAGAAACACTGATTCTTGCGCTTATTCTTGCAAATAATTACAGTCATAGCCGCGAAGACCTGATTTCTGCACAGCAGTTTGCGCTAGAGCAAGAGAAGCAGGCCAATATTGCTAAAGAGAATTTGCTAGAGGTTCAAAAGCGTTATCAAGACGATCTTGAATACAAGGTTGAAGAGCGCACCCTTGAACTTGAAATTACCTTAAGAGAGCTATCGGAAGTTAACCAGGAACTAGAACGCCTTAATGCTATAGATCCGCTAACGGGTGTTCATAATCGTCGTCACTTCGACAAGCGGCTGCGTTCCGAAGGACGGCGCAGTAGACGAGAGCAAACTCCGTTGTCGCTTGCCATTATTGATGTAGACCACTTTAAACAAATTAATGATGGCTACGGGCATGATGGCGGTGATGCGTGTTTAATTCACGTTACACGGCTATTTCAGACACTTATTCAACGCCCAACCGATGACTTATGTCGCATAGGGGGTGAAGAATTTGCCATTATATTGCCTAATACGGACCTTGAAGGTGCGCGACACGTAGTAGAATCGATGAGAGATACCCTTGAGCATTCACCATTGCTATACAATGGTGAGAAAATAGGCTTAACCGTAAGTGCTGGGGTTTCTACCACCATTATTCGCGACGAAGATCACGCCCAAGTGTTATTTAGGCATGCTGATGAATTGTTATATCAGGCAAAAGCAGCTGGCAGAAACAACGTAAAACACGATTATTTACAGGACAAACTATGA
- the rho gene encoding transcription termination factor Rho — protein MNLTELKNKPISELVALAEEMGLENMARARKQDIIFSILKTHAKSGEDIFGDGVLEILQDGFGFLRSADSSYLAGPDDIYVSPSQIRRFNLRTGDTIAGKIRPPKDSERYFALLKIREVNFDKPENSRNKILFENLTPLHAADRLRMERGNGSTEDITARVLDLASPIGKGQRGLIVAPPKAGKTLLLQNIAQSIAANHPECELMVLLIDERPEEVTEMHRLVQGEVVASTFDEPASRHVQVAEMVIEKAKRLVEHKKDVVILLDSITRLARAYNTVIPSSGKVLTGGVDANALHKPKRFFGAARNVEEGGSLTIIATALIDTGSKMDEVIYEEFKGTGNMELHLNRKIAEKRVFPAIDFNRSGTRREELLTAQDELQKMWILRKIVHEMSEIDAMEFLISKLSMTKTNDEFFDAMRRQKS, from the coding sequence ATGAATTTAACTGAATTAAAGAATAAACCAATAAGCGAGTTGGTTGCCCTGGCCGAGGAAATGGGCCTGGAAAACATGGCACGCGCCAGAAAACAAGACATCATTTTCTCAATCCTAAAGACACACGCGAAAAGCGGTGAAGACATCTTTGGCGATGGGGTATTAGAAATATTACAGGACGGTTTCGGCTTTTTGCGTTCAGCTGACTCATCGTATCTTGCAGGGCCAGACGATATTTACGTATCGCCAAGCCAAATCCGCCGCTTTAACTTGCGCACGGGTGACACTATTGCAGGAAAGATTCGTCCGCCAAAAGATAGCGAGCGTTACTTTGCGCTGCTAAAAATCCGCGAAGTAAACTTCGATAAGCCGGAAAACTCTCGCAATAAAATTTTATTTGAGAACCTTACACCGCTTCACGCAGCCGACCGTTTGCGTATGGAACGTGGTAATGGCTCTACAGAAGACATCACCGCACGTGTACTAGACCTAGCATCACCCATTGGTAAAGGTCAGCGTGGTCTTATCGTTGCTCCGCCTAAAGCGGGTAAAACATTGCTCCTTCAAAATATTGCACAATCGATTGCGGCTAACCACCCAGAGTGTGAGCTAATGGTATTGCTTATTGATGAGCGTCCAGAAGAAGTAACTGAAATGCACCGCCTTGTACAAGGCGAAGTAGTAGCATCAACGTTCGATGAACCAGCTAGCCGCCACGTTCAGGTTGCTGAAATGGTTATCGAGAAAGCTAAGCGATTGGTTGAGCACAAAAAAGATGTGGTTATTTTGCTTGACTCAATTACCCGTCTAGCTCGCGCGTACAACACGGTTATTCCATCATCAGGTAAAGTACTTACCGGTGGTGTAGACGCTAACGCACTACACAAACCTAAGCGTTTCTTTGGTGCAGCACGTAACGTAGAAGAGGGCGGTAGCTTAACAATTATCGCGACTGCACTTATCGATACTGGCTCTAAGATGGATGAAGTTATCTACGAAGAGTTTAAAGGTACCGGTAACATGGAGTTACACCTTAATCGCAAAATTGCAGAAAAGCGTGTATTCCCAGCTATTGACTTTAACCGCTCAGGCACACGTCGTGAAGAGTTACTTACTGCGCAAGATGAACTACAGAAAATGTGGATCCTTCGCAAAATTGTTCACGAAATGTCAGAAATTGACGCCATGGAGTTCCTCATCAGTAAGCTGTCTATGACTAAGACAAACGATGAGTTCTTCGACGCCATGCGCAGACAAAAGAGCTAA
- a CDS encoding amidohydrolase: MYRKLLSLTLAGLFTVSTSLAYGADVEALASKVEPDVIKWRHHFHEFPELSNREFKTAEYVANYLRSLGLDVQTGVAKTGVVAILDSGKPGPVVALRADMDGLPVKEQNDLPYRSKQMGEYNGKEVPVMHACGHDTHMAMLMGAAKILTEIKGELKGKVKFIFQPAEEGAPAGEKGGAEVMVKEGVLKNPDVDAIFGLHISANTDVGKVRYNSGGTMAAVDPFKIVIHGKQAHGAYPWKSVDPVVTAAQMIMAIQTIVSREIKVIDDAAVVSIGSIHGGNRSNIIPNEVELVGTIRTLNKAAREHIYEALPRKVKGIADSMGANAELTLPLDYYYPITFNDPELTQAMLPTMQRTAGEENTLLSKPVTGAEDFSFFQEQVPGLYVWVGGKPLDVSEEDSPAHHTPEFYIDDSGMKMGVKLLTNFTLDYMAKH, translated from the coding sequence ATGTATCGGAAATTGCTATCGCTTACCCTTGCAGGGCTTTTCACTGTATCGACTTCACTTGCCTACGGCGCTGATGTTGAGGCATTAGCATCTAAAGTTGAGCCTGACGTTATTAAGTGGCGACATCATTTTCATGAGTTTCCTGAGTTATCTAATCGCGAATTTAAAACCGCAGAATATGTAGCCAATTACTTGCGTAGCTTAGGGTTAGACGTTCAAACCGGTGTCGCAAAAACCGGTGTAGTTGCCATCTTAGATTCAGGCAAACCAGGCCCTGTAGTAGCGCTTCGTGCTGACATGGATGGACTGCCGGTTAAAGAACAAAATGACTTACCGTATCGCTCTAAGCAAATGGGCGAGTACAACGGTAAAGAAGTACCAGTTATGCATGCCTGCGGTCATGACACGCATATGGCAATGCTTATGGGCGCAGCAAAAATTCTGACTGAGATTAAGGGTGAACTTAAAGGGAAAGTGAAATTCATTTTCCAGCCCGCTGAAGAAGGTGCGCCTGCAGGCGAGAAGGGTGGTGCCGAGGTTATGGTTAAAGAGGGCGTATTAAAGAACCCTGATGTAGACGCTATTTTTGGTCTTCATATCAGTGCTAATACCGACGTTGGCAAAGTACGCTATAACTCTGGCGGTACCATGGCTGCCGTCGATCCCTTTAAAATTGTTATTCACGGCAAGCAAGCACATGGTGCTTATCCGTGGAAAAGCGTTGACCCTGTAGTGACGGCTGCGCAAATGATCATGGCTATCCAAACTATCGTCAGCCGTGAAATTAAGGTCATTGATGATGCCGCGGTGGTATCTATTGGTTCAATTCACGGTGGTAACCGTTCAAACATTATTCCAAATGAAGTTGAATTGGTGGGGACAATTCGCACACTGAACAAAGCTGCGCGTGAGCATATTTACGAAGCGTTGCCGCGCAAAGTAAAAGGGATTGCTGATAGTATGGGGGCAAATGCGGAGCTAACGCTACCGCTAGACTACTATTATCCAATTACGTTTAACGACCCTGAGTTAACGCAGGCAATGTTACCAACCATGCAGCGCACAGCAGGGGAAGAAAACACCCTCTTGTCTAAACCAGTGACAGGTGCAGAAGACTTCTCATTCTTTCAAGAACAAGTGCCTGGTCTTTATGTGTGGGTGGGCGGAAAGCCACTTGATGTATCTGAAGAGGACAGCCCTGCTCACCACACGCCAGAGTTTTATATCGACGATTCTGGTATGAAGATGGGGGTAAAACTACTCACTAACTTTACGTTAGATTATATGGCTAAGCACTAA